Proteins found in one Magnolia sinica isolate HGM2019 chromosome 5, MsV1, whole genome shotgun sequence genomic segment:
- the LOC131245211 gene encoding uncharacterized protein LOC131245211 isoform X1, whose product MMDEKMVSVWREFASEERNDGVYPMYFGVSCAFAALHFIQNAEGPVVDGGRWSAVVDLMLQGSAQLLGLLVWKAQQGESMEGRAELLNKLKKAESEVVELKKRRSEDAKANEKVVGIFATQEQSWIGERKRLRQQIQALLHNSQILEKRREETISNLNQRVEKEENLIRSKDNALEEEEKKRGELEEKLRMAEAAAEELRETVKKESQEHSSELWRHKTAFIELVSNQRQLEAEMSRALQQVEVMKQELDAVFEQKEESVRMVQKLSIEIIKLQKDSEQKDKILSALLRKSKLDTAEKQMLLKEVKISKARRKQAELETERWKSRYQSRHDRHLRSDLANRGSLRSEMLSEMKGLNLVEAGCSQNIRTELQPNYGGNSKTHAVDYLKSEDGNELACIMPKAMNNATGNCFHRYSPEGNGEIVITADAKQLEDWVRLETEKYISVLEQKHSVEIDAFIEQMRLKDEKLEAFRWQLLSMELESKRLQSHVEELDENLLQFREDNMKLEAMLLDKERELKSLIETFSRRPTSNYSTKPPAVVPETLWSEVKIIRRKQRGREQEQRAVWIDSTPPSDQSKDHAIVGIYGESVEDLERRENLIEDQPQDMSLAVHALEEEIVEEKEVGMDPGHLPGGCLGNDGQEEAEVVNELATGRNCLVRKDTQWKMDLHALGVSYRIKRLKQQLLLLEKLAAAQAVKKKTLKNNGIDASESCEKQKINEHGPQTKGFLLIMSLLNKQVKRYQSLEEKTNDICKRMHENDVEGSDRDSGNGRTREQKQTLECFLEETFQLQRYMVATGQKLVEIQSRISCGFGSVEGLNESAGFNMQQFSESVGTLFRETQRGLEVRIARIIGDLEGTLASQGILHLRK is encoded by the exons ATGATGGATGAGAAGATGGTCTCTGTTTGGCGCGAATTTGCTTCcgaagagagaaatgatggtgtTTATCCTATGTATTTCGGTGTTTCGTGTGCGTTCGCTGCTCTCCATTTCATTCAGAATGCAGAAGGACCTGTTGTCGATGGTGGTCGATGGTCGGCAGTCGTTGATTTGATGCTTCAAGGCAGTGCCCAGCTTCTAGGATTGCTTGTTTGGAAAGCTCAGCAGGGAGAATCAATGGAAGGAAGGGCGGAGCTTTTGAACAAGCTCAAGAAAGCCGAGTCGGAGGTTGTGGagttgaagaaaaggagaagtgAAGACGCAAAGGCCAATGAGAAGGTCGTGGGCATCTTCGCCACGCAAGAACAGAGCTGGATTGGTGAAAGAAAGAGGCTTCGGCAGCAGATTCAAGCTCTTTTGCATAATTCACAGATTCTTGAGAAAAGGAGGGAAGAAACTATATCGAATTTGAATCAGAGAGTCGAGAAGGAGGAAAATCTGATACGGTCTAAAGACAATGCCttggaggaagaagagaagaaaaggggAGAGTTGGAAGAGAAGCTACGAATGGCAGAAGCAGCTGCGGAGGAATTGAGAGAGACCGTGAAGAAAGAGTCCCAAGAGCATTCATCTGAGCTCTGGAGGCATAAGACTGCCTTCATTGAGCTTGTTTCTAACCAACGCCAGCTGGAAGCTGAGATGAGCCGTGCTCTTCAGCAGGTTGAAGTGATGAAGCAAGAGCTTGATGCCGTCTTCGAGCAGAAGGAAGAGTCGGTCAGGATGGTTCAAAAGCTTTCCATCGAGATCATCAAGTTGCAGAAGGATTCAGAACAGAAGGACAAGATCCTATCAGCTTTGCTGAGGAAGAGTAAGCTAGATACGGCAGAGAAACAGATGCTGCTGAAGGAGGTGAAGATATCTAAGGCAAGGCGGAAGCAGGCCGAGCTCGAGACTGAAAGATGGAAGTCGCGTTACCAATCAAGGCATGATAGGCATCTCAGAAGTGATTTGGCCAACAGAGGGAGTTTGAGATCGGAGATGCTTTCGGAGATGAAAGGATTGAATTTAGTTGAGGCGGGGTGTTCACAAAACATTAGGACAGAATTACAGCCTAACTATGGTGGGAATTCTAAAACTCATGCTGTCGACTACTTGAAATCTGAGGATGGGAATGAGCTTGCGTGCATTATGCCGAAGGCAATGAACAATGCAACAGGCAACTGTTTCCACCGATACTCGCCAGAAGGAAATGGAGAAATTG TAATTACAGCCGACGCTAAGCAATTGGAAGATTGGGTTCGGCTGGAAACAGAGAAGTACATATCTGTTCTCGAGCAGAAGCATTCTGTGGAAATAGATGCATTCATAGAACAGATGAGGCTCAAAGACGAGAAGCTAGAAGCTTTCCGTTGGCAGTTACTGAGCATGGAACTAGAATCGAAGCGGCTGCAATCTCATGTTGAAGAACTCGACGAGAATCTGTTGCAGTTCAGAGAAGATAATATGAAACTGGAAGCCATGTTACTAGACAAGGAAAGGGAATTGAAATCCTTGATAGAGACATTCAGTCGCAGGCCTACTTCGAACTACTCTACAAAACCTCCAGCAGTTGTCCCAGAAACCTTGTGGTCTGAAGTGAAGATTATAAGGAGGAAACAAAGGGGGAGAGAGCAAGAACAAAGGGCTGTATGGATTGATTCCACACCACCATCCGATCAATCCAAAGACCACGCCATTGTGGGAATTTATGGAGAATCTGTGGAAGATCTTGAAAGACGAGAGAACCTAATTGAAGACCAACCGCAAGATATGAGCCTGGCGGTCCATGCTCTTGAAGAAGAGATCGTAGAAGAAAAGGAGGTTGGCATGGATCCGGGCCATCTTCCAGGAGGATGCCTGGGGAATGATGGCCAGGAGGAAGCTGAGGTTGTCAATGAGCTAGCAACGGGCAGGAATTGTTTGGTTAGGAAGGACACTCAATGGAAGATGGATCTCCATGCACTTGGAGTTTCTTACAGGATCAAAAGACTGAAACAGCAGCTCCTGCTGCTCGAAAAGCTGGCCGCAGCACAAGCTGTCAAGAAGAAGACACTGAAAAACAATGGAATTGATGCGTCGGAAAGCTGTGAAAAGCAGAAGATCAATGAGCATGGGCCGCAGACGAAAGGCTTCCTTCTGATCATGTCTTTGCTCAATAAACAAGTGAAAAGATACCAGTCCCTTGAGGAGAAGACCAACGATATATGCAAGCGGATG cATGAGAATGATGTGGAGGGCAGTGATAGAGATTCCGGTAATGGAAGGACAAGGGAGCAGAAGCAGACGCTGGAGTGTTTCCTTGAAGAAACATTCCAACTACAAAGATATATGGTTGCaactgggcagaaattggtggaGATACAATCCAGGATCTCATGCGGTTTTGGCAGCGTTGAAGGGCTCAATGAATCTGCCGGCTTCAATATGCAGCAATTCTCTGAGAGTGTTGGGACTCTCTTCCGAGAAACACAGAGAGGTTTGGAAGTCAGGATAGCTCGGATAATTGGTGATCTTGAGGGGACGCTGGCTTCCCAAGGAATTCTACATTTGAGAAAGTAG
- the LOC131245211 gene encoding uncharacterized protein LOC131245211 isoform X2 codes for MMDEKMVSVWREFASEERNDGVYPMYFGVSCAFAALHFIQNAEGPVVDGGRWSAVVDLMLQGSAQLLGLLVWKAQQGESMEGRAELLNKLKKAESEVVELKKRRSEDAKANEKVVGIFATQEQSWIGERKRLRQQIQALLHNSQILEKRREETISNLNQRVEKEENLIRSKDNALEEEEKKRGELEEKLRMAEAAAEELRETVKKESQEHSSELWRHKTAFIELVSNQRQLEAEMSRALQQVEVMKQELDAVFEQKEESVRMVQKLSIEIIKLQKDSEQKDKILSALLRKSKLDTAEKQMLLKEVKISKARRKQAELETERWKSRYQSRHDRHLRSDLANRGSLRSEMLSEMKGLNLVEAGCSQNIRTELQPNYGGNSKTHAVDYLKSEDGNELACIMPKAMNNATGNCFHRYSPEGNGEIADAKQLEDWVRLETEKYISVLEQKHSVEIDAFIEQMRLKDEKLEAFRWQLLSMELESKRLQSHVEELDENLLQFREDNMKLEAMLLDKERELKSLIETFSRRPTSNYSTKPPAVVPETLWSEVKIIRRKQRGREQEQRAVWIDSTPPSDQSKDHAIVGIYGESVEDLERRENLIEDQPQDMSLAVHALEEEIVEEKEVGMDPGHLPGGCLGNDGQEEAEVVNELATGRNCLVRKDTQWKMDLHALGVSYRIKRLKQQLLLLEKLAAAQAVKKKTLKNNGIDASESCEKQKINEHGPQTKGFLLIMSLLNKQVKRYQSLEEKTNDICKRMHENDVEGSDRDSGNGRTREQKQTLECFLEETFQLQRYMVATGQKLVEIQSRISCGFGSVEGLNESAGFNMQQFSESVGTLFRETQRGLEVRIARIIGDLEGTLASQGILHLRK; via the exons ATGATGGATGAGAAGATGGTCTCTGTTTGGCGCGAATTTGCTTCcgaagagagaaatgatggtgtTTATCCTATGTATTTCGGTGTTTCGTGTGCGTTCGCTGCTCTCCATTTCATTCAGAATGCAGAAGGACCTGTTGTCGATGGTGGTCGATGGTCGGCAGTCGTTGATTTGATGCTTCAAGGCAGTGCCCAGCTTCTAGGATTGCTTGTTTGGAAAGCTCAGCAGGGAGAATCAATGGAAGGAAGGGCGGAGCTTTTGAACAAGCTCAAGAAAGCCGAGTCGGAGGTTGTGGagttgaagaaaaggagaagtgAAGACGCAAAGGCCAATGAGAAGGTCGTGGGCATCTTCGCCACGCAAGAACAGAGCTGGATTGGTGAAAGAAAGAGGCTTCGGCAGCAGATTCAAGCTCTTTTGCATAATTCACAGATTCTTGAGAAAAGGAGGGAAGAAACTATATCGAATTTGAATCAGAGAGTCGAGAAGGAGGAAAATCTGATACGGTCTAAAGACAATGCCttggaggaagaagagaagaaaaggggAGAGTTGGAAGAGAAGCTACGAATGGCAGAAGCAGCTGCGGAGGAATTGAGAGAGACCGTGAAGAAAGAGTCCCAAGAGCATTCATCTGAGCTCTGGAGGCATAAGACTGCCTTCATTGAGCTTGTTTCTAACCAACGCCAGCTGGAAGCTGAGATGAGCCGTGCTCTTCAGCAGGTTGAAGTGATGAAGCAAGAGCTTGATGCCGTCTTCGAGCAGAAGGAAGAGTCGGTCAGGATGGTTCAAAAGCTTTCCATCGAGATCATCAAGTTGCAGAAGGATTCAGAACAGAAGGACAAGATCCTATCAGCTTTGCTGAGGAAGAGTAAGCTAGATACGGCAGAGAAACAGATGCTGCTGAAGGAGGTGAAGATATCTAAGGCAAGGCGGAAGCAGGCCGAGCTCGAGACTGAAAGATGGAAGTCGCGTTACCAATCAAGGCATGATAGGCATCTCAGAAGTGATTTGGCCAACAGAGGGAGTTTGAGATCGGAGATGCTTTCGGAGATGAAAGGATTGAATTTAGTTGAGGCGGGGTGTTCACAAAACATTAGGACAGAATTACAGCCTAACTATGGTGGGAATTCTAAAACTCATGCTGTCGACTACTTGAAATCTGAGGATGGGAATGAGCTTGCGTGCATTATGCCGAAGGCAATGAACAATGCAACAGGCAACTGTTTCCACCGATACTCGCCAGAAGGAAATGGAGAAATTG CCGACGCTAAGCAATTGGAAGATTGGGTTCGGCTGGAAACAGAGAAGTACATATCTGTTCTCGAGCAGAAGCATTCTGTGGAAATAGATGCATTCATAGAACAGATGAGGCTCAAAGACGAGAAGCTAGAAGCTTTCCGTTGGCAGTTACTGAGCATGGAACTAGAATCGAAGCGGCTGCAATCTCATGTTGAAGAACTCGACGAGAATCTGTTGCAGTTCAGAGAAGATAATATGAAACTGGAAGCCATGTTACTAGACAAGGAAAGGGAATTGAAATCCTTGATAGAGACATTCAGTCGCAGGCCTACTTCGAACTACTCTACAAAACCTCCAGCAGTTGTCCCAGAAACCTTGTGGTCTGAAGTGAAGATTATAAGGAGGAAACAAAGGGGGAGAGAGCAAGAACAAAGGGCTGTATGGATTGATTCCACACCACCATCCGATCAATCCAAAGACCACGCCATTGTGGGAATTTATGGAGAATCTGTGGAAGATCTTGAAAGACGAGAGAACCTAATTGAAGACCAACCGCAAGATATGAGCCTGGCGGTCCATGCTCTTGAAGAAGAGATCGTAGAAGAAAAGGAGGTTGGCATGGATCCGGGCCATCTTCCAGGAGGATGCCTGGGGAATGATGGCCAGGAGGAAGCTGAGGTTGTCAATGAGCTAGCAACGGGCAGGAATTGTTTGGTTAGGAAGGACACTCAATGGAAGATGGATCTCCATGCACTTGGAGTTTCTTACAGGATCAAAAGACTGAAACAGCAGCTCCTGCTGCTCGAAAAGCTGGCCGCAGCACAAGCTGTCAAGAAGAAGACACTGAAAAACAATGGAATTGATGCGTCGGAAAGCTGTGAAAAGCAGAAGATCAATGAGCATGGGCCGCAGACGAAAGGCTTCCTTCTGATCATGTCTTTGCTCAATAAACAAGTGAAAAGATACCAGTCCCTTGAGGAGAAGACCAACGATATATGCAAGCGGATG cATGAGAATGATGTGGAGGGCAGTGATAGAGATTCCGGTAATGGAAGGACAAGGGAGCAGAAGCAGACGCTGGAGTGTTTCCTTGAAGAAACATTCCAACTACAAAGATATATGGTTGCaactgggcagaaattggtggaGATACAATCCAGGATCTCATGCGGTTTTGGCAGCGTTGAAGGGCTCAATGAATCTGCCGGCTTCAATATGCAGCAATTCTCTGAGAGTGTTGGGACTCTCTTCCGAGAAACACAGAGAGGTTTGGAAGTCAGGATAGCTCGGATAATTGGTGATCTTGAGGGGACGCTGGCTTCCCAAGGAATTCTACATTTGAGAAAGTAG